In a single window of the Desulfuromonas sp. genome:
- a CDS encoding glycosyltransferase family 2 protein — protein MHSGKNIALLIPARNEALSLPAVLAAVPAWTDRVMVVDNGSDDGTAAVARRFGAEVVAEPVPGYGQACLAGLAALRENPPDILVFADADGSDDLATLEGLLRPLVSGRADFALANRVPTEIRALTPQQRFGNWLATRLIRLVWGYGYGDLGPMRAMNWADLERLHMRDRDFGWTVEMQIKAVQRRLRIRQIPSPYRPRVAGRSQISGTVRGVVSAGFKILWVIGREACQEKKGQAVLLWRRWNSVSR, from the coding sequence ATGCATTCAGGAAAAAACATCGCCCTGCTGATACCCGCCCGCAACGAGGCCCTCTCTCTGCCTGCGGTGCTGGCGGCCGTCCCGGCCTGGACCGACCGGGTGATGGTGGTCGACAACGGCTCCGACGACGGGACGGCGGCGGTGGCCCGCCGGTTCGGTGCAGAAGTGGTAGCCGAGCCGGTTCCGGGTTACGGCCAGGCGTGTCTGGCCGGATTGGCGGCCTTGCGGGAAAATCCCCCCGATATCTTGGTCTTTGCCGACGCCGACGGCAGCGACGACCTCGCGACTCTGGAAGGCCTCCTCCGGCCCCTCGTTTCGGGGCGGGCCGACTTCGCCCTGGCCAACCGGGTCCCCACCGAAATCCGCGCCCTGACTCCCCAGCAGCGTTTCGGCAACTGGCTGGCGACCCGGCTGATCCGCCTGGTCTGGGGCTACGGATACGGGGATCTCGGTCCCATGCGAGCCATGAATTGGGCGGACCTGGAGCGCCTGCATATGCGGGATCGCGACTTCGGCTGGACGGTGGAGATGCAGATCAAGGCCGTGCAGCGAAGGCTGCGGATCCGGCAAATCCCCTCTCCCTACCGCCCCAGGGTGGCGGGGCGCTCCCAGATCAGCGGGACCGTCAGGGGGGTGGTCAGCGCCGGTTTCAAGATTCTCTGGGTCATCGGCCGCGAGGCCTGCCAGGAGAAAAAAGGGCAGGCGGTCCTTCTCTGGCGGCGCTGGAACTCGGTCTCCCGCTAA